The Pseudomonas sp. IAC-BECa141 genome contains the following window.
GCCTGACGCATCAGGTACATGCCCATCGCATAACCGCCGAGGGCGAAGAACAGACCGTGGCCCAGCGACAGCAGACCTGCGTAACCCCAGACCAGATCCAGTGCCAGGGCGACGATGGCGTAGCAGAGAATCTTGCCGACCAGTGTCAGGGTGTAAGCCGAGACATGCAGCGCACTGTCTGTCGGCAGCAGCGACAGCAGCGGCAGGGCGATCAGCAATGCGAGAACGACCGCGCCGATGGCGAGCGTGACTTTCGGGCCGGCCTTTTGTGTGGCCGTGACTAGTAGAGGCTGGTTCATCAGTCGATCACCCGTCCTTTCAGTGCGAAGAGGCCTTGCGGACGTTTCTGGATGAACAGAATGATCAGCGCGAGGATCAGGATCTTGCCGAGCACCGCACCGATCTGCGGTTCGAGAATCTTGTTGGCGATGCCCAGGCCGAACGCGGCGAACACGCTGCCGGCCAGTTGGCCGACGCCGCCGAGCACCACCACCAGGAACGAGTCGATGATGTAGCTCTGGCCCAAATCCGGGCCGACGTTGCCGATCTGACTCAGGGCAACGCCACCGAGCCCGGCAATGCCCGAGCCGAGGCCGAAGGCGAGCATGTCGACACGCCCGGTGGGCACACCGCAGCAGGCGGCCATGTTGCGATTCTGGGTGACGGCGCGCACGTTCAGACCGAGGCGGGTCTTGTTCAGCAGCAGCCAGGTCAGCACCACGACGAACAATGCGAAGGCGATGATCACGATGCGGTTGTACGGCAGCACCAGATTCGGCAGCACCTGAATCCCGCCGGACAGCCATGCCGGGTTCGCCACTTCAACGTTTTGCGCACCGAACAGCAACCGGACAAGCTGGATCAGCATCAGGCTGATGCCCCAGGTCGCGAGCAAGGTTTCCAGCGGGCGACCGTAGAGGTGACGGATCACCGTGCGCTCCAGTGCCATGCCGATGGCGGCGGTGACGAAGAACGCCACGGGCAGCGCAATCAGTGGATAGAACTCGATGGCCTGCGGGGCGTAGCGCTGTAACATCAACTGCACGACATAGGTCGAGTAGGCGCCGAGCATCAGCATCTCGCCGTGGGCCATGTTGATCACGCCGAGCAGGCCGAAGGTAATCGCCAGACCGAGTGCCGCGAGCAGCAGAATCGAACCGAGGGACATGCCGCTGAAGGCTTGGCCGAGCAGTTCGCCGACCAGCAGTTTGCGCTTGACCTGGGCAAGGCTGGTTTCGGCGGCGGTGCGCACATTGGCATCGGTTTCGACCCCGGGTTCGAGCAAGCCTTCGAGGCGGGTGCGGGCCAGTGGATCGCCGGTTTCACCGAGCAGGCGCACGGCCGCGAGGCGCACCGCCGGGTCGGTGTCGACCAGTTGCAGGTTGGCCAGCGCCAGGCTCAGGGCGGCGTGGACGCTTTCGTCTTGTTCGCCAGCCAGTTGCTGGTCGAGGAATTTCAGCTGCGCCGGTTTGGCGCTTTTCTGCAATTGCTGCGCGGCGCTCAGACGGATTTTGGCGTCGGCGGCGAGCAATTGGTGGCTGGCCAGTGCGGTGTCGATCAGACCCCGCAGGCGGTTGTTCAGGCGCAGGCTCTTGGGTTGGCCGTCGACGGTCAGCTCGCCTTGTTGCAGGGCGTTGATCAGTTCGACACGGGCCGGATCGGGCTGCGCGGCCCAGGCTTCCAGCAGTTTGGCCTGTTGCATCGGGTTGGCGGCGACGAAGTCTTCGGCGTCCCCGGCATGGGCGGCCATCGGCAGCAAAAGTGCCAGGGCCAGGATCAAGCGGTAAAGGGCAGTGGGCATATGAAATGGCCTTGCGTAGTGATCGTTCCCACGCTCCGCGTGGGAATGCAGCCCGGGACGCTCCGCGTCCCAAAAGCGGACGCAGAGCGTCCATTGAGGCATTCCCACGCAGACGGTTCGACGCCTCGACGTGGGAACGATCAGGTTGAGCGGGTTAACTCAGTTGCTCTTCACCGCATAATCCGGCTTCTTGTCGTTACCCGGAATGAACGGGCTCCACGGCTGCGCACGAATCGGCCCTTCGGTCTGCCACACGACGTTGAACTGACCGTCGCTCTGGATCTCGCCGATCATCACCGGTTTGTGCAGGTGGTGATTGGTCTTGTCCATGGTCAGGGTGTAGCCGGACGGCGCGGCGAAGGTCTGGCCGCCGAGGGCTTCGCGGACCTTGTCGACGTCAGTGGATTTGGCTTTCTCGGCCGCCTGCGCCCACATGTGGATGCCGACGTAAGTGGCTTCCATCGGGTCGTTGGTCACCGCTTTGTCGGCGCCCGGCAGGTTGTGTTTCTTCGCGTAGGCTTTCCAGTCATCGACGAACTTCTTGTTCACCGGGTTCTCCACCGACTCGAAGTAGTTCCACGCCGCGAGGTTGCCCACCAGCGGCTTGGTGTCGATGCCGCGCAGTTCTTCTTCGCCCACCGAGAACGCCACCACCGGTACTTCGGTGGCTTTCAGGCCCTGGTTGGCCAGCTCTTTGTAGAACGGCACGTTGGAGTCGCCGTTGACGGTGGAGATCACAGCGGTCTTGCCGCCGGCCGAGAATTTTTTGATGTTGGCGACGATGGTTTGATAGTCGCTGTGGCCGAACGGGGTGTAGACCTCTTCGATGTCCTTATCAGCGACGCCTTTGGAGTGCAGGAACGAACGCAGGATCTTGTTGGTGGTGCGCGGGTACACATAGTCGGTGCCGAGCAGGAAGAAACGCTTGGCGCTGCCGCCTTCTTCGCTCATCAGGTATTCAACCGCCGGGATCGCTTGCTGGTTTGGCGCGGCGCCGGTGTAGAACACGTTCGGCGACATCTCTTCACCTTCGTATTGCACCGGATAGAACAGCAGGCCGTTGAGTTCTTCGAACACCGGCAGCACCGATTTGCGCGACACCGAAGTCCAGCAACCGAACACCACCGCGACCTTGTCCTGGGTCAGTAACTGCCGACCCTTTTCCGCGAACAGCGGCCAGTTCGACGCCGGGTCGACCACCACCGGCTCCAGCATCTTGCCGTTCACCCCGCCCTTGGCGTTGATCTCGTCGATGGTCATCAACGCCATGTCCTTGAGCGACGTTTCGGAGATCGCCATGGTGCCGGACAACGAATGCAGAATTCCGACCTTGATGGTCTCGGCGGCCTGTACGGTCCAGGTCATGCCCATCGCGGCAATGGATGCCGTGAGTGTGAAAGCCTTGATCAAACTGCGACGCTTCATTGTGCGATCTCCATGAACGTTAAAGTTTTTTATGGTTGGCAGATGCGAACGACTGAAGGGGGTTTTGCAAGGGCTGTGCCCGGTCGGGTTTGGGCAGGGAAATGTCGGTTTAGAGCGGTCGCGCGCGAAGGCGGCGCACCATGAGGGGACGTGTTGCATGCAAAGGTGCAACGAGGTGCGCCAGATTGGGGCGCACCCGGAGGATTCAGCGGCGGCGCATCAGGCCGATGAAAAACAGGCCGCCGAGGGCTGCGGTGGCAACGCCGATGGGCAGGTCTTCCGGGGCAATCAGTGTGCGTGCGGCGACGTCCACCCAGACGAGGAAAACGCTGCCGAGCAACACGCACACCGGCAGCAGACGCCGATGCTCGGCACCGATCAGGCGCCGGGCAATGTGCGGCACCATCAGCCCGACAAAACCGATGGAGCCGCTGATCGATACCAGCACCCCGGTCATCAGCGAAGCGATCACGAACACCCGCAGACGCACCGCCCGGGCATTCAGGCCGAGGGTGACGGCGGTCTGTTCGCCGGCCATCAAGGCGTTCAGCGGACGGGCCATGCCGATCAGCAGAATCAGGCCGAGCAACACGCTCAGCGCCGGCACGGCCAACAATTCCCAGCGTGCCAGACCGAGGCCGCCGAGCATCCAGAACATCACTGCCGAACTGGCCCGGTGATCGCCCATGAACAGCAGCAGATTGGCGATCGCCATCATCACGAACGACACCGCCACGCCGCACAGCAGCAGACGATCACTGTCCAGCCGACCCTGCCGGCTGGCGATGCCCAGCACCAGAAACATGCTCAACAATGCGCCAATGAACGCGGCGATCGGCAAAGTCAGCAGGCCGACGATTTCACCGACGTGCAGCACCACGATCACTGCACCGAGCGTGGCACCGGAAGTGACGCCGAGCAGATGAGGATCGGCCAGCGGATTGCGCGTCACCGCTTGCAGCACCGCGCCGATCAACGCCAGTCCGGCGCCGACCAATGCACCGAGCAGCATGCGCGGCACGCGGATCAGCCAGACGATGTGTTCCTGGCCAGCGCTCCAGTCCGGCGCGCCGAGGCCGAACAGCTTGTGCAGCAGAATCCGCCACACCACGTCCACCGGCACCCGCGCCGGGCCGAAGCCCAGCGACACCACGCACGACACCAGCAGCACCGCGCCGAGGGCAATCAGCAGCCAGCCGTAACCACGATTGATCATTCGCCGTGGAACCCTTTGGCCAGGGTTTCAACCGCCAGCACGTTGTCGATCCCCGGCGTGGCCTGCACGTAAGGGATGACGATGAAGCGCTGGTTCTTGATCGCGTCCACCGATTGCAGCGCCTTGTTCTTGAGCAGGAATTCAATCTTCTGCTCGGCGGTGATTTCGCTGTAGTCGACGATCACGATCACCTGCGGATTGCGCTCGACCACGGTTTCCCAGTTGACCCGGGTCCAGCTCGCTTCGACGTCATCGAGAACGTTGCGCCCGCCAGCGGCGTCGATCAGTGCTTGCGGCATGCCGAGGCGGCCGGAGGTCATGGCGCGGTCTTCGCCGCTGTCGTACAGGAACACCCGCGGTTTCTCGGCGGGCAGGTCTTTGCGGATGTCCGCAACCTGACTTTGCATATCGGCGATCAGCGCGTTGGCGCGATCCTGCACGTCGAAGATTTTGCCGAGGTTGCGCAGGTCGTTGTAGGTGTCGTCCAGCGTGGCGGCCGGTCGCTTCATCACGAAGGCGCAGGATTCGGTCAGCTCATAGACGTTGATGCCCAGCGGTTGCAGGGTCTGCGGCGTGAGATCGCCACCCACGCGCATGCCGTAATCCCAGCCGGCGAAGAAAAAATCGACGTTGGCGTTGAGCAGGGTTTCCACCGACGGGTACTTGGCTGCCAGTTCCGGCAACCCGTCGAGCAGCGACTGCATTTGCGGTGTCACCGACTTCCAGCCACTCACGCCGCTGTAGCCGGCCATTTTCGACTTGAGGCCGAGGGCGAGCATCATCTGGGTCATATTGATGTCGTGGCTGACCGCGTGTCTGGGCGCTTCCTTGAAGGTCACTTCGCGGTTGCAGCTGTGGATCGTCAGCGGGTACGGGGTGGCCTCGGCGAAGGCGTGGGTGGTGCCCAGCAACAGAGCGAGGCAAAGCAGGGAGCGCACAGTCATGGTCGGGTTATCCAGGTGATTCGCGGGTAGCCGTGGAGGGGGTGTGGATCGATCAATGCTTCGACGCCGAACACGTCGCGCAGCAGGTCGACGGTCAGGACTTGTTGCGGGGTGCCGCTGGCGACGATGCGACCGTGGTTGATCACATACAACCGGTCGCAGAACGCGGCGGCCAGGTTCAGGTCGTGAATGCTCGCCAACGTGCCGATCTGCAAACGCTTGACCAGTTGCAGAAGCTCCAGCTGATAGCGCGGGTCGAGGTGGTTGGTCGGCTCGTCGAGGATCAGCAGTTGCGGTTGCTGGGTCAGGGCGCGGGCCAGGATCACCCGTTGTTTTTCGCCGCCGGACAGCGTGGCGAAGGCGTGATCTTCGAAGCCATCGAGGCCCACCGATTTGAGGGCCTGGGTGGCGACCTGGCGGTCTTCCAGCGTGTCGCCGTCGAACAGGCCTTTGTGCGGCGTGCGGCCCATGGCAACCACTTCTTCGACGGTCAGGCCGAAGGCATCCGGGAATTCCTGCAGAACCACGGCGATGCGTTGCGCGCACCAGCGTGAAGATTGCTTCCAGACGTTGTGGTGATCGAGTCTGACCTCACCGCGTTCCGGCTGACTGAAGCGATAGGCGCAGCGCAACAGGCTGGTCTTGCCGCTGCCATTTGGCCCGATCAGCCCGACAAACTCACCGGCGGCCACGTGCAACGAGGCGTCACGCAGCTGGAACTGGTGATGGCAGTGATCGTGGCCCAAGGGTGACCAGGCGAGATCGGTGAGGGACAGTGAGGTCATGTGTTGTTCAGCTTGAAGTCCATGAAGTGAATCCGGCCGTTCCATCGCCCGCAGTCGGTCAGCGCAAAAGAAAGCCCGCAGCGTGGACGGCGGGCAATGAGCTGAAATTTAGTTATACAGTAACACTTAAATCGGCCGAATATCAGGTCCGGCAGTTTAAGGACTTGTCTGAAACCTGCATCTCGCCAGTCTCATGATGAAGTTGAGGCAGATTCAGCTTGTCGGCCCAGACGCGACAGCAGCAGTCGATCCAGCACCCACACCACCACCAGCGAAGCGCCCACCAGCGGAAACACCACCGCCAGCACCAGCATGATCGCCACCCCGGTTTTCCACTTCGGCAGATCGTGGCGCAGCGGCGGCACGCCGAACTTGCCCTGTGGCCGGCGCTTCCACCAGATCACCACGCCGCTGACGGCACTGAGCAGGATCATCAGGCAGATCAGCAGCACGATGAGCTGGTTGAAGGTGCCAAACATCTTGCCTTCATGGAGCATCACGCCGATCTCGGTAGCGCGGGCAACAGCGCCGTATTGCTCGAAACGCACGTCGGCGAGGACCTTGCCGGTGTACTGATCGATGTGCAGGGTCGCGTCGTTGCGCGGATCGTCTGCGAACACGGCGATGGTGAACACGCCGGTGGCGGTGGTCGGCAGGGTAATGCTGTAGCCCGGCTCGACCTGGCGCTCAACGGCGATGTTCTGCACGTCCTGCAGGCGGATGGTCGGCGCGGCCGGCCCGTGTTGCATGCCGCCGTGGGCCATGTGTTCGGCGTGGTCGCCCGACATCGGCATCGGAGTGTTTTCCATCGCCCAGGGCACAGTCTGGCGGGCGGCGTTGTTGAGGCTGCCGGCCTCGACGTCGGAGGTCGGCACGTTGTCCCACATCGCCGCCGGGAACACGTTCCACACCTGGGCGTACTGCTTGCCCCAGAAACCGGTCCAGGTCATGCCGCTGAGCAGCATCACCAGCAGCAATGCCGCGCCCCAGAAACCGGTGACCGCGTGCAGGTCACGCCACAGCACGCGGCCGCGACTGCTCAGGCGCGGCCACAGAATCCCCGCGGCCTGACCGCGCGGCCACCACAGGAAAACCCCGGACACCACCAGCACCACGCCCCAGCCGGCGGCCATTTCGATCAGTCGGTCACCGACGGTGCCGATCATCAGTTCGCCGTGAATCGCCCGGGCGATGGCTTGCAGGTTCTGCCTGGCATCCTGCTCGCCGAGGATGTCGCCGTGGTACGGATCGACGAATACGTTCAGTTCATGGCCGGCATTGGCCACGACAAACTGCGCGCTGCGCTCGGCGTTCGCGGGTGGCAGGTACTGGGTGACCTGGCCTTGTGGATAAGCGCTTTTGACCTTTTGCAGCAGGTCGTCGGCCGGCACGGTGTGATGCCCGGCCGGGACGTTCAGCAGGCTGCTGTACATCAGCGAATCGAGCTGCGGCTTGAACAGGTAAATGATGCCGGTCAGGGCCAGCATCACCATGAATGGCGCGACGAACAATCCGGCATAAAAATGCCAACGCCAGGCCAGGTTGTAGAAATTCGGTTTGGGCTGTTTCATCACGAGTGCTCCGCTTGGCTTGGATCTTCTAGTTGTTCTGCAACCCTTGTGGGAGCGAGCTTGCTCGCGAAGGGGGCGGCACATCCAACATAAATGCCGCCTGTTACACCGCCTTCGCGAGCAAGCTCGCTCCCACAGGGGGAAGGGTTAGAAACTCATGTCCACCTTGGTCCAGAGCGTGCGCCCCGGTTCATTGATGGCTTGCGGGTCGTTGGCCGGGTAGCCGAACCCGGCGTTGCCCGCCAGGTTCAGGTGTTCGGCGTAAGCCTTGCCGAACAGGTTGTCGACGCCGGTACTGACCTTCCAGTTCTTGTTGATCCGGTAGGCACCGTTGAGCGAGAACACGCCGAAGCCCGAACTCTTGTCGTAATCCTTGCCGACCACGTTGCCCTTGTTCCGGTCGATCCGGTTTTGCGCGGCAACCACCCTCCACAGTGCGCCGGCGCTCCAGTTATCTTCGCTGTAGGTCAGGCCGAAACGGGCATCCAGCGGCGGCATCTGCGGCAGGGCCTTGCCGTCGCTGCTGTTCTTGCCCCAGGCGTAGGCCAGGGTCGCATCGGCTTTCCAGTTGTCGGTGAGCTTGTAAGCGGCACCGAGTTCACCGCCCATGATCCGCGCGTCGATGTTCTCGGCGCGGGAAGTGCTCATGCCCATCATCCCCGGGGTGTAGTCGAACAGGATGTAGTCGCGCACCTGGCCGATGTAGCCCGAGGCCCAGGCTTCGAGTTCGGCACTCTTGTAGTTCACGCCGAAGTCGAGCTGAGTGGTCTTTTCCGGCTTGATCGAATCGAACGCATTGACCGAACCCGCCGGGCCGGACTTGGGCGAAAACAGCTCCCAGTAATCCGGAAACCGTTGCGCGTGGCCGAGACCGGCGTAGAGCGTGGTCGGGCTGTCGGCGAGGTCATGCTCGTAACGGATGAAGCCGCTCGGCAAGGTGTCGGCACGGGTATCGCCGGCGGTCGGGTTCGGCCGGGACATCATTCCTGAGCCGGTGGTCTGCCGGAAATCCCTGGCCGAGGCGCGGTCGACCCGGGCGCCGGTGATCAGCCGGTCGCGGTCGGCGGCGTACCAGGTCATTTCGCTGAACACGCCGTAGTTGTGGAAGTCGGCGTCCTTGGTGAACGGCTGATCCTTGTAGGTATCGATACCCATGCCGCTGCGCTGACGGTGTTCGTTGGTCTGCGCGTCGAGGCCGGTGATCAGCTGGATATCGGCCCAGCGCCAGGTCGCCTTGATCCGCGCGCCGAGGGTGCGGCGGTCGACGTTGGACGCCATGGGCCCTGCCATCATCCCGGTGCCGGACGGCGTGCGCAGGGTGTAGTTGTCCATCACGTGGTCGGCGTAGTTGTAATAGACCTGAGCTTCGAGCTTCTCCAGCACGTCGGTGATGTTGGATTTCTCGACGCGCAGACCGAGGCTTTCACGCAGGAATTGCGAGCCGTCCATGCCGCGTCCGGCGTAGCGTGCTTCACCGTCGCCCTTGCCGGCGGTCAGTTCGATCAGGGTGTCGGCGTCCGGGGTCCAGCCCACCGCTACATCGCCGTTCCACTTGTCATAGCGCGAGGCAACGATGTCGTTGTTGCCGTCCCGGTAATCGTCGGAGTGCGCGGTGTTGCCGATCACCCGCACATAGCCCAGCGAGCCGCCGGCTGCCGCATCGACGACTTTGTCGAAGCGTCCGTGAGAGCCGGCCAGTACGCTGGCGTTCACGCGGGTGCCGAGTTCGCCGAAGCTTTCCGGCTCGCGGTCGAAGAGGATCGTGCCGGCCGAGGCGCCCGGTCCGTAGAGCACGGTTTGCGGGCCTTTGATCACCGTGAGCTTGTCGTAGGTCTCGGGTGAAATGTACGAGGTCGGCGCGTCCATCCGGCCGGGGCAGGCACCGAGCATCATGCTGCCGTTGGTGAGAATGTTCAGGCGCGAACCGAACATGCCGCGCAATACCGGATCACCGTTGGTACCGCCGTTGCGGACCAGGGCGAAGCCGGGAATCGTCTTCAGATAGTCGCCGCCATCGCTGGCGGGCACCGGTTGGCGCGGGTCTTTCGGGTTGGTGACGATGGTCAGCGGCGAGCTCGGGGCGATGGCGGTGATCACCGTCGGGCTCAATTCGTCAGCGTGGCCGGCGTGTTCGTCGGCATGGACCAGCGGGGACAGCAGGACGCCGCAAAGGACGGCGGTAGCGTGCCTGAAACGAATGCGCGATTCGTTCAGGGCAAAGGACGCCGGGGCAGAACCCGGGCGTGGGACAGCAGAAAACCTGGACATGACAATTTCCATCAAACAGTCGTAAACGACACGGCCGGCAGCCTGAAGCTGTCTTCTCAACCGTGTGCAATCAGAGTCGGGTGTTTACGCTGCGACGGGCGGGGCGCGGGTGCGGGCGCCGGGGAAGAAGGTCTGCCGGGCATGGCCCAGACGCGGGGAGGGTGGGGTGAAGGTGTTGACGAGAGGAATGCTGAAAGTGGCGAAGCTGCCGCCGCCAGTCAGCGCCGGGCAATTGAACAGCAGGCTGCAATAGCCGCATTTTTCCCACAGCACGTGGTGCGAGGATTGTGGCGGACAGTGTTCGGCGGTGGGCTGTGCACCGTGCCCGGAATGATCCATCCCCGGCATGTCCATCGACATGTCCATGCTCATCGGCATGGAGGTCGAGGCGTGCTGATCCATCGGCATCGACTGGGAAATCAGCGGGCCGATGAAGATCATCAACATGGCGAACAGGGCGATCCAGCTGCCGCGAGTCAGGTGTTCAGTCTGACGACGTTGCAGGGAGAGCCTGGCGCTCAGGGGGCGCATGGGCGGAGTCTGCCGGAACGGTTACTGGGCGTGCGCGTGGGCTTGCGTGGCTTCCGGCGGCTTCTTCTGCACGGCAACTTCGACGGTCACGTCACCGGCCTTCTCGAAGTGCATCGTCAGCGGGAAGCGCTTGCCGTCAGTCAGCAGGCTGCGGTCGGTCGGATTCATCAGCATCACGTGATAGGCCATCGGCGCGAAGGTCACGTTTCCGCCGGCCGGGATGGCCACGTTCGGCACCTGTTGCATCTTCATCAGATCGCCCTGCATCACGTGCTCGTGCAGTTCGGCCGTCGGGGCGATCGGCGAGTCGACGCTGAGCAGGCGGTCAGCCGTCTTGCCGGCGTTGTGAATGATGAAATACGCGGCAACGGTTGGCGCGTTCGGCGGCAGTTCCTGCGACCACGGGTGGGCGATTTCCAGCTCGCCGGCCTTGTATTCGTGGGCATGGGCGAAGCACGCCGGCAGCAACAGCGCAGCGATGACGATGAATTTGTTCAACATGACAGTTCTCCAGAACGATTTGAAACGCAGGTCAAATGCGGGAACAAATCAAACCAGAGGGGACGCGCGGGGATTGAGGCTCGGCCATTGCTGGCGCGGTGTCGGGGTTTGCAGCAAGGCGGGCGCCACGCTGCGATTGCTTTCATATTGGGCGAAATACAGCTGCGGCGAATGCCCCGGCAACGCCACCACCGGCGCCGATCCGGAACAGCACCAGCAATGCTGCATGGTCGAATGACTGTCACCGCTCTGCGGCGCTTTCTGATCAAGGCTACCGATGTCGATCGCCACCATCTTCGTCCCGCTGCCGGTGCAGAAACTGCTCCACAGCAACTGCTCGGCCGGCGTCTGCGCCGCCTGTGCCATCGCTCCCGTCAACGGCATGGCAAGCATGTTGAACAGCACTGCAAAGCAGGCGATCCAGGCAAATGCGAGCCGGTGTCGGTTCATGGGACAGATCCGTAGGGTGGGCGATCAGGCGCGGCTATTTAGCCTGATCAGGGCCGATAAGTAAAAAAGCGTCGTGCGGTTTGGTGTCGCAGAGGATTCAGCCTGCTACGGCATGCAACCGCAAACCCAGTGCCTTCATGACTTTCATGATAGTCGCGAATTCCGGATTTCCAGTGCTGCTCAGCGCTTTATAAAGGCTTTCGCGACCCAAGCCTGCATCTCGTGCAACCTGGGTCATGCCTTGGGCGCGGGCGATGTCATTAAGTGCTGCACGGATAAGAACGCCATCGCCAGCATCTTCGTCAAAACAAGCGTTCAGGTAAGCCGCCATTTCCTCGGGTGTTTTAAGAAACTCTGCAGCGTCGAAGCGAGTGCGTCCCGAGGCAGGTTGATATTGCAAAACGTATGCTCGGGAGACTGCTGCAGGTAGTCAGTCGGGCTTTAAGTTGTTGTGCGTAGCGTCCGATTGACTTGTAGGACTCAAGTTTTTCGCTGTGAGAGCCGGCGCCATCGCGGGCAAGCCCGCTCCTACAGGATTAGCGTTGGACATCAGTTTTGTGATCGGCGTTAACCACTGTGGGAGCGGGCTTGCCCGCGAAGGCGTACTCAAGAGCGCAAAAGGCTCAGGGCTGTAAGTTGATGGTGAGTGCGCTGATGGCTTCATCCACCGTCGCAAATTCCCGATCAACCCCCGCCAACACCGGCCGCTTCAACACCATCACCGGCACCCCAAGCTCCCGCGCCACGTCCAGTTTCGGCTCGGTCGCGGTGCTGCCGCTGTTCTTGCTGATCAGCACGTCGATCTGCTGGCGTTCGAACAGCGCCCGTTCATCCTCCAGCAGAAACGGTCCACGGGCGCCGATGACTTCGCAGCGTTCGTTGCCGGGGTAGACGTCGAGGGCGCGAAGAGTCCAGAACTGGTGCGCAGGGATTTCGTCGAGGTGTTGCAGCGGTTCGCGGCCAAGGGTGAACAGCGGGCGATGGAACGGGGCGAGAGCGGTGATCAGTTCCGCCCAGTCGGCAACTTCGCGCCAGTCATCGCCCGGCTGTGGTCGCCACGCCGGGCGGCGCAGGGCCCAGCAGGGAATGCCGGTGAGTTGCGCAGCGGTGGCGGCGTTGTGGCTGATTTGCGCGGCGTACGGATGGGTGGCGTCGAGCAAAAGCGTGATGCCTTCGTCGCGAATGAACTGCGCCAGACCTTCCGCTGCGCCGTAGCCGCCGACGCGCACCTGACACGTCAGATCGGTCGGCACCCGGCCCACCCCGGCCAGGCTGTAAATGTGTTCCGGCCCCAAGGTGCGCGCGATGGCTAACGCTTCAGTCACGCCGCCCAGCAACAGAATCCGTTTCATACAAAAGCCCCCGCATGGCCGACGATGCCGCCCTGACGATCGATCGCAAACACTTCGACCTGAACCTGCGCCGGCACTACGCTGCGGGCAAATTCAAGAGCATGGCGGCAGACCTCATCACCCAGCGCAACACCCGCCGCACTGGCCATCGCCAACGCCTGCTGGCTGGTGTTCGCCCCGCGAATGGCTTGCTGCAACGCATCGTCAGCGCCAATCGCCGCCGCCCACTCGGCCAGTTGCGGCAGGTCGATGCTCGAATGACGCGAGTGCAGGTCCATGTGCCCGGCCGCCAGTTTGCTGATCTTGCCGAAACCGCCGCACAGGCTGAGTTTATCCACAGGCACTTTGCGCAGATGCTTGAGCACGGCGCCGACGAAGTCGCCCATTTCGATCAGGGCGATTTCCGGCAGGTCGTAAACCCGGCGCATGGTGTCTTCGCTGGCGTTGCCGGTGCAGGCGGCGATGTGCAGGTAGCCGTTGGTTTTCGCGACGTCGATGCCTTGATGAATCGAGGCGATGTAGGCCGCGCAGGAAAACGGCCGGACGATGCCGCTGGTGCCGAGGATCGACAGGCCACCGAGAATGCCCAGGCGCGGGTTCATGGTTTTCAGCGCCAGGGCTTCGCCGCCCTCAACGTTGACCGTTACCTCGAAGCCGCCGCGATAGCCGGTTTCCTCGGCGAGCAGGGTCAGGTGATCGCTGATCATCTTGCGCGGTACCGGGTTGATCGCCGGTTCGCCGACGGCCAGCACCAGCCCCGGGCGAGTCACGGTGCCGACGCCTTTGCCGGCGATGAAGCGGATTCCCGGCTCGGCTGTCAGTTGCACGCGGGAGTAAAGCAGGGCGCCGTGCGTCACGTCCGGGTCGTCACCGGCATCCTTGAGGGTTCCGGCTTCAGCGCCGTTCTCGGTCAGCCGGCAGAACTCCAGGCGCATCTGCACCTGCTTGCCTTTGGGCAACACGATCTGCACGGCGTCGGCCGATGGGCCGCCGAGCAGCAGGCGAGCCGCGGCGAGGCTGGTGGCCGTGGCGCAGCTGCCGGTGGTCAGGCCGCTGCGCAGGGGCGCGGGTTGTTCGGCGGTTTCG
Protein-coding sequences here:
- the urtB gene encoding urea ABC transporter permease subunit UrtB, whose amino-acid sequence is MPTALYRLILALALLLPMAAHAGDAEDFVAANPMQQAKLLEAWAAQPDPARVELINALQQGELTVDGQPKSLRLNNRLRGLIDTALASHQLLAADAKIRLSAAQQLQKSAKPAQLKFLDQQLAGEQDESVHAALSLALANLQLVDTDPAVRLAAVRLLGETGDPLARTRLEGLLEPGVETDANVRTAAETSLAQVKRKLLVGELLGQAFSGMSLGSILLLAALGLAITFGLLGVINMAHGEMLMLGAYSTYVVQLMLQRYAPQAIEFYPLIALPVAFFVTAAIGMALERTVIRHLYGRPLETLLATWGISLMLIQLVRLLFGAQNVEVANPAWLSGGIQVLPNLVLPYNRIVIIAFALFVVVLTWLLLNKTRLGLNVRAVTQNRNMAACCGVPTGRVDMLAFGLGSGIAGLGGVALSQIGNVGPDLGQSYIIDSFLVVVLGGVGQLAGSVFAAFGLGIANKILEPQIGAVLGKILILALIILFIQKRPQGLFALKGRVID
- the urtA gene encoding urea ABC transporter substrate-binding protein — translated: MKRRSLIKAFTLTASIAAMGMTWTVQAAETIKVGILHSLSGTMAISETSLKDMALMTIDEINAKGGVNGKMLEPVVVDPASNWPLFAEKGRQLLTQDKVAVVFGCWTSVSRKSVLPVFEELNGLLFYPVQYEGEEMSPNVFYTGAAPNQQAIPAVEYLMSEEGGSAKRFFLLGTDYVYPRTTNKILRSFLHSKGVADKDIEEVYTPFGHSDYQTIVANIKKFSAGGKTAVISTVNGDSNVPFYKELANQGLKATEVPVVAFSVGEEELRGIDTKPLVGNLAAWNYFESVENPVNKKFVDDWKAYAKKHNLPGADKAVTNDPMEATYVGIHMWAQAAEKAKSTDVDKVREALGGQTFAAPSGYTLTMDKTNHHLHKPVMIGEIQSDGQFNVVWQTEGPIRAQPWSPFIPGNDKKPDYAVKSN
- a CDS encoding FecCD family ABC transporter permease; its protein translation is MINRGYGWLLIALGAVLLVSCVVSLGFGPARVPVDVVWRILLHKLFGLGAPDWSAGQEHIVWLIRVPRMLLGALVGAGLALIGAVLQAVTRNPLADPHLLGVTSGATLGAVIVVLHVGEIVGLLTLPIAAFIGALLSMFLVLGIASRQGRLDSDRLLLCGVAVSFVMMAIANLLLFMGDHRASSAVMFWMLGGLGLARWELLAVPALSVLLGLILLIGMARPLNALMAGEQTAVTLGLNARAVRLRVFVIASLMTGVLVSISGSIGFVGLMVPHIARRLIGAEHRRLLPVCVLLGSVFLVWVDVAARTLIAPEDLPIGVATAALGGLFFIGLMRRR
- a CDS encoding ABC transporter substrate-binding protein, whose protein sequence is MTVRSLLCLALLLGTTHAFAEATPYPLTIHSCNREVTFKEAPRHAVSHDINMTQMMLALGLKSKMAGYSGVSGWKSVTPQMQSLLDGLPELAAKYPSVETLLNANVDFFFAGWDYGMRVGGDLTPQTLQPLGINVYELTESCAFVMKRPAATLDDTYNDLRNLGKIFDVQDRANALIADMQSQVADIRKDLPAEKPRVFLYDSGEDRAMTSGRLGMPQALIDAAGGRNVLDDVEASWTRVNWETVVERNPQVIVIVDYSEITAEQKIEFLLKNKALQSVDAIKNQRFIVIPYVQATPGIDNVLAVETLAKGFHGE
- a CDS encoding ABC transporter ATP-binding protein, with the protein product MTSLSLTDLAWSPLGHDHCHHQFQLRDASLHVAAGEFVGLIGPNGSGKTSLLRCAYRFSQPERGEVRLDHHNVWKQSSRWCAQRIAVVLQEFPDAFGLTVEEVVAMGRTPHKGLFDGDTLEDRQVATQALKSVGLDGFEDHAFATLSGGEKQRVILARALTQQPQLLILDEPTNHLDPRYQLELLQLVKRLQIGTLASIHDLNLAAAFCDRLYVINHGRIVASGTPQQVLTVDLLRDVFGVEALIDPHPLHGYPRITWITRP